Sequence from the Exiguobacterium aurantiacum genome:
ACTCCAAGAAGTGGACTTGAAACTTGTCGTGAGCGGGCACGGGGAACCGATTCAAAAACCGCGGCCGTTGATCGAGGCCCGCATCAGTCAGCGTTATGAGCGGAGTGAGTTGCTCCTCAACGACTGGATCGATGGCTTGAGCGTATTCGATTGGTCGATGCGGCTCTATGGGCGCAAGATGCGTCGGGCGATGCCGCTCGTCTTCAGCGAGGTGTTCGCCCGCTTGACGTTGCTCGAAGAACGCGGCCGTGTCGTCAAACAGTTGACGGACGGGAAATGGATTTATATAAGAGCGGAGGAAATCGTGGAATGAGACATATTGTGATCACGGGTGCGTCGAGCGGCTTTGGGGCCGCGCTGGCGCATTCTTTTTATGAGTCGGGTGCCAAGTTGACGTTGATCGCACGGAACGAGGAGCGGTTGCGCGAACTCGGACAGAAGTTATCGGCCGAGTGGATGGTGGCCGACGTCTGTACCGATTATGACACGCTCGTGGCAAAAGTCATACGTACATATGGAGCAATCGACGTTTGGGTGAACAATGCCGGGATTGGCGAGTTCGACCGGGTCGTCGATCAAACGACCGACGTCATCGAGGAGACGATGCGCTTGAACGCCGTCGCGCCGATGATGCTCGCACGAGACTGCGCACGGCAGATGCGACGCGGCAGTACGATCATCAACGTCTGTTCACAAGCAGCGAAAGTGCCGACACCAAAGTCGGCCGTTTATGCCGGTTCGAAGGCGGCGCTGCTCCAGTTCTCGAACGCGCTGCGATTGGAACTGAAGCCGGACGGGATCCACGTGTTGACCGTCAATCCGGGGCCGATCGCGACCCCGTTCTTTCTTCGGGCCGATAAGAGCGGACGTTACGAGGCGAGCGTCAAGTCAATCATGCTAGATCCAGAACGTCTCGCGAAGCGTGTCGTCGCGGCGTGTGAGGCGTCGAAACGTGACGTGAACGCCCCGTGGTGGATGGAACTTGGCGCGAAACTGTACGCAATGTGCCCAGTCATGTTCGAACGACTCGCAAAACGGGGATTTGACAAAAAGTAAATGTGTAAATATAGAGAAAAAAAGGGGGAGACATGATGCGCCGATTGAAACAATTTGGCTTGATGCTGTCACTCATCTTCCTCGCTGCCTGCGGGACGACCCGAGCCGAGATCGCACCGACATTCGAACAGGCGGCCGAGGAAGCGAAGCAATCGACGGTCAATTTTTATATGTGGGGAGGCGATGACGGCATCAATCGCTATATCGATGAGTATGTTGCGCCACGTCTGAAAGAGACGTATGACCTGGACTTGAACCGCATCCCGATGGATACGGCCGAGTTCGTGCGTCAATTGTCACTCGACAAACGTGCGAACCGTGAAGCAGGAACGATTGACCTGATGTGGATCAACGGGGACAATTTTCGTAACGCCGCCGAGGCGGAGTTGCTCCAAGGCGACCTGCTCGACAAAATTCCAAACGCCGCGCTATTGAACGAGGAAGCCCAAGCGAACGATGCGGGCACCCCGACCAATGGACTCGAAGTCGCCTGGGGGAATGTGCAGTTCGTCTTGCACTACGATACGGACAAGGTGAAAAATCCGCCGACGACGTTTGACGAATTACATCGTTGGACCGAAGCGAACCCGGGCCGTTTCACGTATCCTGAAGTGACAGACTTCACGGGCAACGCGTTCGTGCGCCATCTGCTTTATGCCGAATATGGGGACACGGTCCGTGACGGTGAGATCCCAGACGCGTTTTGGGAAGAAGTTTCGACCTGGTCACCGAACCTTTGGAAACAAGGAACGACGTATCCGAAGTCACTCGCCCAACTCGACCAGCTGTACGCCTCGGGTGAGGTCTGGATGACGATGGGCTTCAATGAACGCCGAGCCGAGGCCGAGCGCAACGCCGGGGTATTTCCGGACGGGACGCGTGCCCTCACGCTCGAACACTCGATCGCATCGACGCATTTTCTCGCCGTGCCGTTCAATGCGGAAAATCCGAACGGGGCGCTCGTTGTCATCAACGAGTTGCTCTCCCCTGAAGCCCAGCTCGCCAAACAAGACGCGACGTATTGGGGGGACGGGACATCGCTCGACTTGACGAAGCTCGATGCGGCCGACCGTGACGCATTCTTGAAGCTAGATGATGGGGTGACCTATCCTGACCCGGAACGGCTCGCCGAACGTTCGCTTCCCGACTATGGGCCGACCGTGATTGATGCGATTCGTGAGGAGTGGGATCGTGTCGCGAAGTAGTCTATGGCTTAGTTTGTTCGTTCTAACATTGCCATTCACCGGTGTCGCCTTCCTGCTCTACGAGACCATCGGCTTTGACTGGTCTCAATTGAATGAAGCAGCGTGGCGCGCCAGTATCGCTGTGACACTTTACGTCACGCTCACATCGACGTTCCTCTCACTTGTGATTGGGACGTGGCTCGCCCGAACGGTCTATATGAGGCGTTCGATGTGGCTGGCATCGCTCCTCAAATGGCCGATGTTCGTTCCGCACGTTGCGGCAGCCTATTTGTTTTATCTATTGTTCTCGGGCGGCTTTCCGGTATATGGCCTCATTGAGGCGAATGAACGCCATCATCTCGTCGTCATCTTGACGTACGTCTGGAAAGAAGTACCGTTCGTCTTTTTGATGGTGGTCGGCACATACGGCCAACTGAATCCAGGGTACTTGGATATGGCCAAGACGCTCCAGCTCAATCCGCTCGAACAGTTCAGAGTGGCCGAATGGCCATTTCTCGTCAAACCGCTCCTCGACTCGTTCTGGGTGCTCGTGGCGTTCATGTCGTTCGCCTATGAAGTGCCGGCCTTGTTGGGCGTCACCTACCCTGAGCTGCTCGGGGTACTCGCCTACGAGCGCTTGACGACTGGTCTGTTTTTAAATGCGTTCGAGTCATATGCGGTCGCGCTCGCTTGGACATTGTTCATCTTCAGCGGCGTCATCACATCCTACGCCTTGACGGCCAAACGACGGCGGCGCATCGAACGGGGGGTGAGACGATGAGTCGGCTTCTCGTCGCTTGTTTCGTCGTCTTTCCGTTCATCGGGTTGTTTTTGACGTTCCCGACGTCACTCATGTGGGACGAGGCGATTTTAAATACGGTCTCCTACGTGGTCGTAGTGGCGCTCGTCAACGTCTGGCTTGGCATCGGGACGGCCTGGTGGCTCTTGTTCACCGAGTCGAGGTGGAAGTCGTGGGTCGAGTGGCTCACGTTCCTCCCGTTGTTTATCCCCGTCCTGGCGAGCATGTTCGGCATGTATATCGTCCTCGCCCAAATCGGGCTCATCGGGACGTACACGGGGGTCGGGCTCGTCCTGCTCGTCACGACGTTACCGTATTCGATTCGCTTGGCATACAACGCCATGTACGTAATCGGGAGACCGCTCCTCGAGCAGACATTGACGCTCGCGCCGCTCACTCGGATCGGGTTCGTCCTGTTTCCACTCATGAAAGAGTCGGTCCGAACGATCGTCTTGTTCTCGACCGTCATCGTATTGAGCCAATTTGTGCTCGTCCAATTGATTGGGGCCGGACTCGTCCCGACGGTCACGACGCGGCTCTATCAGGCCTACGCAGGCAATGACGTCTCACTGGCGTTACAAAACACATGGGTGCTCGTCTCGTTGCCGGTCCTATTTTATATCGGGCTCTGGGCAATGTTCAGCATCTGGATTAGATTGGTGAAGGGGCGTTTGCAATGAGCTTGGTATTGTCAGGAATACGAAAACGTTTTAAAGACCGTGATGTGTTACGCGGCATCGATCTCGCCATCCCGAACGGGGAAATCCATGCCCTCGTCGGTGTGAGTGGGTCAGGGAAGTCGACACTGCTCCGTATCGTCGCAGGTCTTGAGACGCTTGATGCCGGTACGGTGACGTGGGAGGAGATGCCGCTCGATGGGGTGCCGCCGCATTTGCGCCGGGTTACGATGTTGTCTCAATCCCCGCTCTTGTTCCCGCATCTGACTGTCGGGGAGAACGTGACGCTCGCCACCCCGAACCGGTCACGGGAAGAAGCGGAAGCGTGGCTCGCCCGGGTCAAGCTTCCCGGCCGCTATGACGCTGAAATTCATGAACTGTCTGGAGGAGAACAGCAACGCGCAAGCTTCGCCCGGGCGCTCGCGGCCGCGCCTCGGCTTATTCTACTCGATGAGCCGTTCACGAACCTCGACCCCGGTCTCAAGTCTGAGTTGCAACGGCTGATTCGTGACCTCGTCCGTGAACTTGAGTTGACGGCGCTCCTTGTGACCCACGACCGTGAAGAAGCGATGCTCGTCGCCGACCGAGTGACATTGCTTGAGACGGGCCACGTTCGGGCAACCGGTACGCCGGGACGTTTATCCGAGACGGAGTCGACGTTCGGAGACTTTGTCGAATTGGGCGGTGCGTTGCTTCCATCGACCGATATCGCCGTGTCGACAGAGCCGACGTCCGATCCCATTGTTCTCGTCCGGCCGTTCATTCGTTTCGGGCATCATTTTGGCGAGTATCGACGCCCGACCGGAGAATATGTCATCTTGCCGCGGAGCGAA
This genomic interval carries:
- a CDS encoding SDR family NAD(P)-dependent oxidoreductase, with amino-acid sequence MRHIVITGASSGFGAALAHSFYESGAKLTLIARNEERLRELGQKLSAEWMVADVCTDYDTLVAKVIRTYGAIDVWVNNAGIGEFDRVVDQTTDVIEETMRLNAVAPMMLARDCARQMRRGSTIINVCSQAAKVPTPKSAVYAGSKAALLQFSNALRLELKPDGIHVLTVNPGPIATPFFLRADKSGRYEASVKSIMLDPERLAKRVVAACEASKRDVNAPWWMELGAKLYAMCPVMFERLAKRGFDKK
- a CDS encoding ABC transporter ATP-binding protein, with the protein product MSLVLSGIRKRFKDRDVLRGIDLAIPNGEIHALVGVSGSGKSTLLRIVAGLETLDAGTVTWEEMPLDGVPPHLRRVTMLSQSPLLFPHLTVGENVTLATPNRSREEAEAWLARVKLPGRYDAEIHELSGGEQQRASFARALAAAPRLILLDEPFTNLDPGLKSELQRLIRDLVRELELTALLVTHDREEAMLVADRVTLLETGHVRATGTPGRLSETESTFGDFVELGGALLPSTDIAVSTEPTSDPIVLVRPFIRFGHHFGEYRRPTGEYVILPRSESFKVGETYYLRQKQGGI
- a CDS encoding ABC transporter permease, with translation MFVLTLPFTGVAFLLYETIGFDWSQLNEAAWRASIAVTLYVTLTSTFLSLVIGTWLARTVYMRRSMWLASLLKWPMFVPHVAAAYLFYLLFSGGFPVYGLIEANERHHLVVILTYVWKEVPFVFLMVVGTYGQLNPGYLDMAKTLQLNPLEQFRVAEWPFLVKPLLDSFWVLVAFMSFAYEVPALLGVTYPELLGVLAYERLTTGLFLNAFESYAVALAWTLFIFSGVITSYALTAKRRRRIERGVRR
- a CDS encoding ABC transporter substrate-binding protein, producing MRRLKQFGLMLSLIFLAACGTTRAEIAPTFEQAAEEAKQSTVNFYMWGGDDGINRYIDEYVAPRLKETYDLDLNRIPMDTAEFVRQLSLDKRANREAGTIDLMWINGDNFRNAAEAELLQGDLLDKIPNAALLNEEAQANDAGTPTNGLEVAWGNVQFVLHYDTDKVKNPPTTFDELHRWTEANPGRFTYPEVTDFTGNAFVRHLLYAEYGDTVRDGEIPDAFWEEVSTWSPNLWKQGTTYPKSLAQLDQLYASGEVWMTMGFNERRAEAERNAGVFPDGTRALTLEHSIASTHFLAVPFNAENPNGALVVINELLSPEAQLAKQDATYWGDGTSLDLTKLDAADRDAFLKLDDGVTYPDPERLAERSLPDYGPTVIDAIREEWDRVAK
- a CDS encoding ABC transporter permease — encoded protein: MSRLLVACFVVFPFIGLFLTFPTSLMWDEAILNTVSYVVVVALVNVWLGIGTAWWLLFTESRWKSWVEWLTFLPLFIPVLASMFGMYIVLAQIGLIGTYTGVGLVLLVTTLPYSIRLAYNAMYVIGRPLLEQTLTLAPLTRIGFVLFPLMKESVRTIVLFSTVIVLSQFVLVQLIGAGLVPTVTTRLYQAYAGNDVSLALQNTWVLVSLPVLFYIGLWAMFSIWIRLVKGRLQ